The Flavobacterium sp. IMCC34852 genome contains the following window.
GGATTGAGAAATTTTTCTTTTACAAATTTTCATAAAATTGGTTTACAAAAAGGAATCGATATCACTTTTTGGAACAATACCCTTTTTGATTTAAGTGAGTTGGGCTTCAAAGAAATACGTTTCCAAAATGCCAAAGCGCATCCGATGACCGATTTATTGAAGATGGCCCAAACCCGAATAGAATTAAATTTAAATATCAAGAGATCTAAAGATACCATCTACAATTATTATCGATTTCCGTTTTCTTATTCCAATGTGAAATCAACTCTGAAAAGCCTTTACAAAGAAGGGTTGATTCTTTTTAATAATTCTGAAAAAGGATTAGAACGCATCAAAAAAAGCATCGCCAAGCAAGAGCGAAAAACCAAACTCTACTTTGACAGCTTGGAAACCTTAAAAAAGGAAAATCCGGATTTTGTTTTTTGTACTAATCAAAGAACCATGTTGGCCGTAGCACCGATACTGGCCGCTCAGGATTTAGGAATTCCAACCGCCACGTTTATTTTCTCTTGGGATAATTTGCCCAAAGCCACCAAGATTGTCGAAACCGATTACTATTTTGTTTGGAGCGAACACATGAAAGACGAATTATTGTATTACTATCCGCATGTCAAAGAAAGCCAAATCAGGGTGACCGGAACGCCACAGTTTGAAACCCACACCGAAAAAGAATTATTGGTTTCCAAAGAAGCTTTTTTCAACGAGCACCATTTAGATTTAAATAAAAAATATCTATGTTTTTCGGGAGATGATGTAACGACTTCTCCTAATGATCCAACTTATTTGTCAGATACCGCTGCCGCAGTAGTAAGACTTAATGAAAAAGGACACAATTTGGGCATCATTTTCAGAAGATGTCCCGTTGATTTTTCGAACCGTTTTGATGCTGTGTTAGAGCAATACAAAGACGTTATCACAAGCATTATCCCAAAATGGGAGAAAAAAGGGGAAGCTTGGCACGACATTTCGCCTACCAAAGCCGATTTGGCGTTGCAAATGAATACCATTGCTCATACGGAAATGGTGATTAACTTAGGTTCTTCTATGGTGTTTGATTACGTTTCTTTTAACAAACCTTGTGGTTATATTAATTATGAAGTGCCCAATGCACAATATCCTAAATGGTCGGTGAAAAATATTTATCAGTTCATCCACTTCAGGTCGATGCCGAGTAAAGATTCGGTTTTTTGGATTAACCATCCTAATGAAATTGAGGATTGCATAACAAAGACATTAGATAACAAAGCTGAAAACGTGATTGCTAACGCCAAACAATGGTTTGAAAAAATTACCCAACATCCGCCGCAATCCGCTTCGGAAAGAATTTGGACGGCAATAGAGGAAATCTGTACAAAATAAAATGGCAAACGAATATATTTTATCTGATTATAAGCGCTGTGGTATTCACAAAATTACCATCGGTGTTTTGTTTGACGTTTTTATCCTAAGACCCAATCCCGGATTGAAATACATGACGATTTTTCGTTTGGTACAACATTACCGAAGACGCAACCGACTGTTGTTTTACTTTTACTTTTTGTGGCTCAGACGATTGAGGGTTAAGTATGGATTTGATATTTCGTATCGAACACAAATAGGCAAAGGATTTTATATCGGTCATTTCGGGAACGTAGTGATTCATGGAGATAGCGTGATTGGTGAGAACTGCAATATTTCTCAAGGCATTACCATCGGTGTTAGTAATTATGGAAAAAAAATGGGAGTGCCAACTATAGGAAACGAAGTTTTTATCGGACCTAATGCCGGAGTTTTTGGCAAAATTACGATCGGAAACAAAGTCACCATTGGTGCCAACTCTGTAGTTACTGACGATATTCCTGACGGTAAAACTGTGCTTCCTGCTGCGGCGATTATCATCGACAAAGATTTGTCTGACTATTATATTCAAAGTAAAATTAACTAATTGTTCTAACTATATTTCACATCATGTCCTACCAATCTTTATTGCCTTTGATACAAAAAACCGGAAGCATACTGTCGCCGGAGCAATTCCAAGAAAGAATCAATATCGTGTTTCACGATTTTGAAGCGCAACACTATGACGCGATGCACACCGATATGTGGGGCAGTTTACAAGAACAGATTAATTTATTGGTCGGCGATTTATTGGCCCAAAAAAATATAGAAAGCAAAACACTCAGCTTGCTCGACATTGGTTGCGGTACAGGTTTGAGTACACAAATTTTACTCAACTCAAAGCTCGGACCACACATTGGTCAAGTGACTTTACTCGATACTTCGCCCAACATGTTAAAGTTTGCCGAAGCCAAAGCCAAGACTTGGGGCAAACCCTATAAAACGGTCAATGGTTATTTGGCATCACTTACCGAAAAATTTGATGTGATTATCATCAGTTCGGTGTTGCACCACATTCCTGATTTAGAGACTTTCTTGAGTCAAGTCGACAACGCATTGCCTTCGGGTGGAATTTTAATTCATTTGCAAGATCCAAATGGAGATGCTATCAATGAAACCGAGTATTTAAGTAGAAGAAATCGTTATGAAAAAGCCCTCGAAGCTTTGCCGAAAAATAAAAAACTAACCGATTTTATTCCGAAGAAATTATTGAAATCCATCAAGCGATTTTTGGGTCGAAAAGATTATATCGACTTAATCAATGACCAATTATTGGCAGAGAAAACCATCAAAAGACGAATGACTGCAGATGAGATTTGGTCGGTTACCGATATCCATGTGGAAACCAAAACCGATTCGGTGAACAAAGGCATTTCGCTGAAATTTTTGAAAAATCAATTGCAAAACTTTGAATTGATAAAAATGCGTTCCTATGGCTTTTTCGGTTACTTAAAAAGTGATTTAATCGAGAGTTATCAGGCAGAAGAAACCCAATTGATTGCCGAGAATCAAACCAATGGTCGAAATATATCCTGTATTTGGATGAAAAAATAGGATGATGAAAATAGCCTTCCTGACACCAGAATATCCTCATGCCAAAACCGGTTTTTCGGCCGGAATAGGGACGAGTATCCTGAATTTAAGCAAAGGCTTACTCCAATTGGGTCATCAAGTTACGATTGTAATTTATGGCCAAGACCAAGACGAAACTTTTACTGATGCCGGATTGACATTTTATAAAATCAAAAACCGAAAA
Protein-coding sequences here:
- a CDS encoding UDP-glycosyltransferase; protein product: MQNKKIFILLPDGVGLRNFSFTNFHKIGLQKGIDITFWNNTLFDLSELGFKEIRFQNAKAHPMTDLLKMAQTRIELNLNIKRSKDTIYNYYRFPFSYSNVKSTLKSLYKEGLILFNNSEKGLERIKKSIAKQERKTKLYFDSLETLKKENPDFVFCTNQRTMLAVAPILAAQDLGIPTATFIFSWDNLPKATKIVETDYYFVWSEHMKDELLYYYPHVKESQIRVTGTPQFETHTEKELLVSKEAFFNEHHLDLNKKYLCFSGDDVTTSPNDPTYLSDTAAAVVRLNEKGHNLGIIFRRCPVDFSNRFDAVLEQYKDVITSIIPKWEKKGEAWHDISPTKADLALQMNTIAHTEMVINLGSSMVFDYVSFNKPCGYINYEVPNAQYPKWSVKNIYQFIHFRSMPSKDSVFWINHPNEIEDCITKTLDNKAENVIANAKQWFEKITQHPPQSASERIWTAIEEICTK
- a CDS encoding serine O-acetyltransferase, which encodes MANEYILSDYKRCGIHKITIGVLFDVFILRPNPGLKYMTIFRLVQHYRRRNRLLFYFYFLWLRRLRVKYGFDISYRTQIGKGFYIGHFGNVVIHGDSVIGENCNISQGITIGVSNYGKKMGVPTIGNEVFIGPNAGVFGKITIGNKVTIGANSVVTDDIPDGKTVLPAAAIIIDKDLSDYYIQSKIN
- a CDS encoding class I SAM-dependent DNA methyltransferase, yielding MSYQSLLPLIQKTGSILSPEQFQERINIVFHDFEAQHYDAMHTDMWGSLQEQINLLVGDLLAQKNIESKTLSLLDIGCGTGLSTQILLNSKLGPHIGQVTLLDTSPNMLKFAEAKAKTWGKPYKTVNGYLASLTEKFDVIIISSVLHHIPDLETFLSQVDNALPSGGILIHLQDPNGDAINETEYLSRRNRYEKALEALPKNKKLTDFIPKKLLKSIKRFLGRKDYIDLINDQLLAEKTIKRRMTADEIWSVTDIHVETKTDSVNKGISLKFLKNQLQNFELIKMRSYGFFGYLKSDLIESYQAEETQLIAENQTNGRNISCIWMKK